The Chaetodon trifascialis isolate fChaTrf1 chromosome 16, fChaTrf1.hap1, whole genome shotgun sequence genome includes a region encoding these proteins:
- the LOC139344810 gene encoding CAAX prenyl protease 2-like: MVEPEHGPITQVQHTHPKCWVCVLSCFLLACLYVGSLYVWRSSLPRDHPSVIRRRCASVLLVSALSPAVVKAWVHWADVKVGVSVWELMGVRLESLIPAAILPLLLTMVFYLGPLFHSAIDNPKGFTGELHSALDVQSWKLCVGDVLWLRNQVVAPATEELVFRGAMLPMLVPCAGPTAAIFMAPLFFGVAHFHHIIEQQHLHKDSMSVILLVSGMQFLYTTVFGVFTAFIFMRTGHVVGPILCHSFCNSQGLPDVSSAMRHPQRSALLFSYLMGLLLFLVLLFPLTDPVLYGAIPVCSLAPPPASVCQIK, translated from the exons ATGGTGGAACCAGAGCATGGTCCTATAACTCAGGTGCAGCACACCCATCCAAAATGTTGGGTGTGCGTGCTGAGTTGCTTTCTGCTCGCGTGTCTGTACGTTGGCAGTTTGTACGTCTGGAGAAGCAGCTTACCCAG ggACCATCCCAGTGTGATAAGGCGGCGCTGTGCCAGTGTGCTGCTGGTCTCTGCACTTTCACCTGCAGTGGTGAAGGCATGGGTGCACTGGGCTGATGTCAAG GtcggtgtgtctgtgtgggagtTGATGGGAGTTCGTTTGGAAAGTCTGATTCCTGCAGCCATACTGCCCCTGCTGCTAACCATG GTGTTTTATCTTGGCCCCCTGTTTCATTCTGCGATAGATAACCCCAAAGGTTTCACTGGGGAACTCCATTCTGCACTGG ATGTTCAATCATGGAAGTTGTGTGTGGGAGATGTGTTGTGGCTCAGGAACCAGGTGGTGGCACCGGCAACAGAGGAGCTGGTGTTCAGAGGGGCCATGCTGCCCATGCTGGTGCCCTGTGCTGGACCCACGGCTGCCATCTTCATGGCGCCACTCTTCTTCGGTGTTG CCCATTTCCACCACATCATTGAGCAACAGCACCTCCACAAGGACAGTATGAGCGTCATCCTCTTGGTGTCAG GGATGCAGTTCTTATACACAACTGTGTTCGGTGTCTTTACTGCCTTTATATTCATGAGAACTG GCCATGTTGTGGGTCCAATTTTGTGCCATTCGTTCTGTAACAGTCAAGGCCTGCCTGACGTCAGCTCTGCCATGCGACACCCTCAACGATCAGCTCTACTCTTCTCCTATCTGATgggactgctgctgtttctggtgCTACTCTTCCCATTGACAGACCCCGTCCTCTATGGTGCCATTCCCGTCTGCAGCCTGGCTCCCCCTCCAGCGTCTGTATGCcagattaaatga